A DNA window from Bacteroides cellulosilyticus contains the following coding sequences:
- a CDS encoding FimB/Mfa2 family fimbrial subunit: MKVMVILCCILWFCTSCTFDFDEPGVCPYNVRLNYRYAGRPDAGQLAMYVDNIRQFLFDADGVLVDTRMLQGDSLEYWQGELSPGRYTLVSWGNWRYESDILPPPQPGVTKVRELVMTSATGTPSGGYRTNTERLYYGYGTFEVPATGVSVNRTVYLTHCHAVLRITVHWEDGYYPAEGTGGYTLRMRGVPCEYGFPAGYDIPLAVGDGAFTFPSIGSPVTWHQTRAAMNYNDELTGELVTYRLTSGSHPLLSIYRGNERIMKEIDLQLFFRKLPVSLDENTEQEFDLLVTIGRTIVVTQMNASDWTEGGGLG; the protein is encoded by the coding sequence ATGAAAGTTATGGTAATTCTCTGCTGCATACTCTGGTTCTGCACCTCCTGCACGTTCGATTTTGACGAGCCGGGAGTGTGTCCCTACAATGTACGGCTGAATTACCGCTATGCCGGAAGACCCGATGCCGGACAGCTCGCCATGTATGTGGATAATATCCGGCAGTTCCTTTTCGATGCGGACGGGGTGCTGGTGGATACCCGGATGTTGCAGGGCGACAGTCTGGAATACTGGCAGGGAGAATTATCTCCCGGACGCTACACCCTCGTGTCATGGGGGAACTGGAGATATGAAAGCGATATACTACCCCCGCCGCAACCCGGTGTGACAAAAGTCCGTGAACTGGTAATGACCTCGGCCACGGGAACACCCTCAGGAGGATACCGGACCAATACCGAACGGCTCTATTACGGATATGGCACATTCGAAGTTCCCGCCACAGGGGTTTCAGTGAACAGGACCGTATACCTGACACACTGCCACGCCGTACTCCGGATAACCGTACATTGGGAAGACGGTTACTATCCTGCGGAAGGAACGGGCGGATATACGCTCCGTATGCGGGGCGTGCCTTGCGAATACGGTTTTCCGGCAGGTTACGACATACCGCTGGCTGTGGGTGACGGGGCTTTCACATTCCCCTCCATAGGCAGTCCGGTGACGTGGCACCAGACCCGGGCGGCAATGAACTACAATGACGAACTGACGGGGGAACTGGTGACGTACCGCCTGACATCGGGTTCGCACCCGTTGCTGAGTATCTACCGGGGAAATGAAAGGATTATGAAGGAGATAGACCTGCAACTATTCTTTCGCAAACTGCCTGTCAGTCTGGATGAGAACACGGAACAAGAATTCGACCTGCTGGTAACCATAGGGCGGACGATTGTGGTGACGCAAATGAATGCGTCGGACTGGACGGAAGGAGGAGGACTGGGGTAG
- a CDS encoding DUF3868 domain-containing protein: protein MEYIIGGLVGVLLAAEAWAGGTPVLSSHVFTQGDSLHIELLLNLDDTKAGNAEAYRFTPVLRSAGRLQELPAVVVSGRRRARADHRQQVLQPAPGYIPPYRTLYARNRKDSIGYHVSVAYSPWMEHASLVLMREQRDCCRMKILGVEPLIADLAVNSPFKVPQGQIVSSQKQIVAPQKQVMIAQEQLAVPQAVEERRETVTDHRKTKSSPECMPCAECTAMVTYLTPEMETQKHRSESATLYIDYPTGIYDVRREFHNNRSELEKLDSLMRPLTKGNLASISEISICGYASPDGTYKDNEKLASNRARCFKEYMCATYAPGHNLYKVSSIPEDWDGLVELLKQYPMKHGDEILTLISRTGIFEGREKQLMDMYGGTVYRELLKDYFPQLRRIRVTVGYEARAFNIEEAASLIYTHPRLLSLQEMYRVAAFYRPGTEQYREVYEIAAYHFPDDALANINVASAVIMAGDPISARQYLDKVADEPRAWNDFGVLAYLEGDRKKAEEWFRKALGIEPEKARKNLKKMKNENK, encoded by the coding sequence ATGGAATATATAATAGGAGGCTTGGTTGGGGTACTGCTGGCTGCGGAAGCATGGGCGGGCGGAACTCCGGTACTCAGTTCGCATGTCTTTACGCAAGGGGACAGTCTTCATATAGAACTGCTGTTGAATCTGGATGATACAAAAGCAGGGAATGCGGAGGCTTACCGCTTTACGCCCGTGCTGCGCAGTGCAGGACGCTTGCAGGAACTCCCGGCAGTGGTGGTGAGCGGACGTCGGCGTGCCCGTGCTGACCACAGGCAGCAGGTGCTCCAACCCGCACCCGGTTATATTCCTCCTTACCGCACACTTTATGCCCGGAACCGGAAAGACAGTATCGGCTATCATGTGTCCGTCGCTTACAGTCCGTGGATGGAACACGCCTCGCTGGTGCTGATGCGCGAGCAACGGGATTGTTGCCGGATGAAGATTCTCGGAGTAGAACCGTTGATAGCAGACCTTGCCGTGAACAGTCCTTTCAAGGTTCCGCAGGGACAGATAGTAAGCTCACAAAAACAGATAGTTGCTCCGCAAAAACAGGTAATGATTGCACAGGAGCAACTTGCCGTTCCACAGGCAGTTGAAGAAAGACGTGAAACCGTCACCGACCACCGGAAAACGAAAAGCAGCCCGGAGTGTATGCCTTGCGCCGAATGTACGGCAATGGTGACTTACCTCACCCCTGAGATGGAAACCCAGAAACACCGTTCGGAAAGCGCCACCTTATATATAGACTACCCTACTGGAATTTATGATGTCCGCCGTGAGTTCCACAACAACCGTTCGGAACTGGAGAAGCTGGACAGCCTGATGCGTCCGCTCACCAAAGGAAATCTGGCAAGCATCTCTGAAATTTCCATTTGCGGCTACGCTTCACCCGATGGGACATACAAAGACAATGAAAAACTTGCCTCCAACCGCGCCCGCTGTTTCAAGGAATATATGTGCGCAACGTATGCACCGGGGCACAACCTTTATAAAGTATCTTCCATACCCGAAGATTGGGACGGGCTGGTGGAACTGCTGAAACAGTATCCCATGAAACATGGTGACGAGATATTGACTCTTATTTCACGCACAGGCATTTTTGAAGGACGTGAAAAGCAGTTGATGGATATGTACGGGGGAACTGTCTACCGGGAACTCCTGAAAGACTATTTCCCGCAGTTGAGACGCATACGGGTTACGGTGGGTTATGAAGCCCGCGCTTTCAATATCGAAGAGGCGGCAAGCCTGATATATACACATCCCCGCCTGCTGTCATTGCAGGAGATGTACCGTGTAGCGGCTTTCTACCGTCCCGGCACGGAGCAATACCGTGAAGTCTATGAGATAGCCGCTTATCACTTCCCGGACGATGCATTGGCAAACATCAATGTCGCTTCGGCGGTGATCATGGCGGGCGACCCGATAAGCGCCCGGCAATATCTGGATAAGGTGGCGGACGAGCCGCGTGCGTGGAATGACTTCGGCGTACTGGCGTATCTGGAAGGTGACCGGAAGAAAGCCGAGGAATGGTTCCGTAAGGCATTGGGCATAGAGCCGGAAAAGGCGAGGAAAAACCTGAAGAAAATGAAGAATGAAAATAAATAG
- a CDS encoding DUF3575 domain-containing protein has protein sequence MKRLYMLILLLCPVGIVAFAQRVALRTDLLLWGTTTPNAGVETSINRHFTMVLNGAYNAWKFGNDMKLNLYLVQPELRYWPCRKFEGHFFGVHGHYAYYNVGQIPFFSGMEDIIYRGDLYGGGITYGYHWVLGDRFSVEAVIGGGYARMEYDKYRCAGCGERMGHYKRNYFGPTRAGVSLIYFIR, from the coding sequence ATGAAACGACTTTATATGCTAATCCTGTTACTTTGCCCAGTGGGTATCGTTGCCTTTGCCCAACGTGTGGCATTGCGCACCGACCTGCTGTTATGGGGAACCACCACCCCGAATGCAGGGGTGGAAACCAGCATCAACCGTCATTTCACAATGGTACTGAACGGCGCTTACAACGCATGGAAATTCGGCAATGACATGAAACTGAACCTTTATCTGGTGCAACCGGAGTTGCGCTACTGGCCCTGCCGCAAATTCGAGGGGCATTTCTTCGGCGTGCACGGACATTACGCTTATTATAATGTGGGGCAGATTCCCTTCTTTTCGGGCATGGAAGACATCATTTACCGGGGTGACCTGTATGGCGGGGGCATCACCTACGGTTATCACTGGGTACTGGGCGACCGCTTCTCCGTGGAGGCCGTGATAGGTGGCGGCTACGCCCGCATGGAATACGACAAATACCGGTGCGCGGGCTGCGGCGAGCGCATGGGACATTATAAAAGGAATTATTTCGGGCCTACACGGGCCGGGGTGTCACTCATTTATTTCATACGATGA
- a CDS encoding carbohydrate kinase family protein, with the protein MNKIIVGMGEALWDVLPEGKKIGGAPANFAYHVSQFGFDSRVVSAVGRDADGQEILDVFAQKKLTCQIEQVDYPTGTVQVTLDAVGVPCYEIKEDVAWDNIPFTDELKRLALSTRAVCFGSLAQRSPVSRATIQRFLDTMPDGDEQIKIFDINLRQGFYTKEILCESMSRCNILKINDEELVTISRIFGYPGIDLQDKCWILLAKYNLKMLILTCGTNGSYVFTPGVVSFQDTPRVPVADTVGAGDSFTAAFTSAILSGKPVPEAHKLAVEVSAYVCTQSGAMPELPAAFKSRLE; encoded by the coding sequence ATGAATAAAATTATCGTAGGAATGGGGGAAGCACTCTGGGATGTGCTGCCCGAAGGAAAGAAAATAGGTGGTGCGCCTGCCAATTTCGCTTATCATGTATCACAGTTTGGTTTTGATAGTCGTGTAGTGAGTGCAGTGGGACGTGATGCTGACGGACAGGAAATATTGGATGTTTTTGCCCAAAAGAAACTGACTTGTCAGATAGAGCAGGTGGATTATCCTACAGGTACGGTGCAGGTTACTCTTGATGCCGTAGGTGTTCCCTGTTATGAAATCAAGGAAGATGTGGCTTGGGACAACATTCCTTTTACGGATGAACTGAAGCGTCTGGCTCTTTCTACCCGTGCTGTTTGCTTCGGTTCGCTGGCTCAGCGCAGTCCCGTGAGTCGTGCTACTATTCAACGTTTTCTGGACACGATGCCCGATGGGGATGAACAGATAAAGATTTTCGATATCAATCTCCGTCAGGGATTCTATACGAAAGAGATTCTTTGCGAGTCTATGAGCCGTTGCAACATTCTTAAAATCAATGATGAGGAGCTGGTTACTATCAGCCGTATCTTCGGCTATCCGGGGATTGACTTGCAGGATAAATGCTGGATACTCCTGGCTAAATATAACCTGAAAATGTTGATTCTGACTTGCGGTACGAACGGCAGTTATGTGTTTACTCCGGGCGTTGTATCTTTCCAGGATACACCACGGGTTCCGGTTGCCGATACCGTTGGTGCGGGAGATTCATTTACTGCGGCTTTCACGTCTGCCATACTTAGCGGAAAGCCGGTGCCCGAGGCTCATAAGTTGGCGGTGGAAGTCTCGGCTTATGTCTGTACACAGAGCGGGGCTATGCCGGAGTTGCCGGCTGCTTTTAAGAGTCGGTTGGAGTGA
- a CDS encoding tyrosine-type recombinase/integrase yields MRIKTLKEFIIAHAETLDDLFKFSAEHTCRSMLHSLERFTDMELLDFRNLTAGVFLSFEHYLLASGCSPNTSACYFRSLRAICRQAEKEKLLKDTRQLFNGIFMGYEETRKRALNIEQLRAVAEADLKDAPRLGMARDLFILSYYLRGIPFIDLAYLRKTDIHDNVLYYHRSKTGRVLSITLEPWMWEIIERYRCENPDSPYLLRIIRNPGSIPEERRQYESALRLYNKHLYRLSIRLGLGVRLTSYVARHTWATLAYNEDIPVSKISAGLSHASEEITHTYLRSFSTEQLAVVNLQMAALVNPMAEKEWKRKEKEKGKGNRNDKERKISKNELHTGVPIPGRKRNDSGGKGTVFN; encoded by the coding sequence ATGAGAATTAAGACATTGAAGGAGTTTATTATAGCTCATGCGGAAACTTTGGACGATTTGTTCAAGTTCTCTGCAGAACATACGTGCCGTAGTATGCTGCATAGTTTGGAGAGGTTTACGGATATGGAATTGTTGGATTTTAGGAATCTGACAGCGGGTGTTTTCCTGAGTTTTGAACACTATTTGTTGGCTTCGGGGTGTTCACCGAATACTTCGGCGTGTTATTTTCGGTCACTGCGGGCTATTTGCCGGCAGGCTGAAAAGGAAAAGTTGTTGAAGGATACACGGCAGCTTTTTAACGGGATTTTTATGGGGTATGAGGAGACAAGGAAACGGGCGTTGAATATTGAACAGCTTCGGGCGGTGGCGGAGGCGGATTTGAAGGATGCACCGAGGTTGGGGATGGCACGGGACCTGTTTATTCTTTCTTATTATCTGAGGGGGATTCCTTTTATTGATTTGGCTTATTTGAGGAAGACGGATATTCATGATAATGTGCTGTACTATCACCGGAGTAAGACGGGAAGGGTGCTGAGTATTACGCTGGAGCCGTGGATGTGGGAGATTATTGAGAGGTATAGGTGTGAGAATCCGGATTCACCTTATCTGCTGAGAATTATTCGGAATCCGGGGAGTATTCCAGAAGAGAGACGACAGTATGAGAGTGCTTTGCGGCTTTATAATAAGCATTTATACCGGTTGTCTATCCGGTTGGGATTGGGGGTGAGGCTGACTTCTTATGTAGCACGACATACGTGGGCGACATTGGCGTATAATGAGGATATTCCGGTGTCTAAGATTAGTGCGGGGTTGAGCCATGCTTCGGAAGAGATTACGCATACTTATCTGCGCTCGTTTTCTACAGAACAACTGGCGGTGGTGAACTTGCAGATGGCAGCATTGGTTAATCCGATGGCAGAAAAGGAATGGAAGAGGAAAGAAAAAGAAAAGGGAAAAGGAAATAGGAACGATAAAGAAAGAAAAATATCTAAAAATGAGCTTCATACAGGCGTTCCGATTCCCGGTAGGAAACGGAACGATTCCGGTGGTAAAGGAACTGTTTTCAATTGA